The Thermoflavifilum sp. genome contains a region encoding:
- a CDS encoding methylmalonyl-CoA mutase family protein — translation MENDVFETMQASAAADASRDYPIRIVTAASLFDGHDAAINIMRRIMQSKGAEVIHLGHNRSVYEIAKAALEEDADAVAITSYQGGHMEFFTYLYDLLHDNQGEHILIFGGGGGTILPQEITELHNYGIARIYSPDDGRQMGLEGMIEDVLQRCRQQRKMRSVSFYETQPTITSPARYVLQTSKPVVQIARAITLAELKTEEGGIPQIEKTAPVLGITGVGGSGKSSLTDEIVLRFLEAYPGKTVAIIAVDPSRRRTGGALLGDRIRMNTAGDPRVYMRSLATRNQESSLSKAIQAALRVVQEAGFDLIILESAGVGQGDTSIVDHCDVSLYVMTPEYGAASQLEKINMLDYADVIAINKFDKAGAEDAYLAVCKQYQRNHGLWQARPESLPVVGTIASQFHDSGVNRLFQLLIERMESKTGASFGRPQLNIAADQHPVFPAIIPPRRARYLSDIVDTIRRYNQWVNTQTELARKWYQVEGTMAQLADGSSEKQALERLKQQLLSELDPDCRARIESWPALRQAYQQDELVYQVRGQEVRQPLFYTTLSGTRLPRVILPRYQDWGDLLRWQLQENMPGSFPFTAGVFPLKRTEEEPMRMFAGEGCPERTNKRFHYLAAEQPARRLSTAFDSVTLYGEDPAEQPDVYGKIGNSGVNVATLDDAKKLYSGFDLCDPHTSVSMTINGPAPIILAFFLNAAIDQQCEKWIDAHSRWDEVHARMAELFAHHPRPRYYNPLSPERLPEGHNSLGLRLLGVTGDQVLPAEVYEQIKAHTLAQVRGTVQADILKEDQAQNTCIFSTEFALKLMGDVQEYFIQHRMRNFYSVSISGYHIAEAGANPITQLAFTLANGFTYVEYYLSRGMQVDDFMHNLSFFFSNGMDAEYSVIGRVARRIWAKAIRYLYKGNERSQKLKYHIQTSGRSLHAQEIDFNDIRTTLQALYAIYDHCNSLHTNAYDEAITTPTEESVRRAMAIQLIINRELGTARTENFIQGSFLIETLTDLVEEAVLAEFERISSRGGVLGAMERMYQRNRIQEESLHYEALKHSGELPIVGVNTFLNKKGSPTVIPHEVIRSTREEKEQQIFNLRAFQSRHAEQAPQMLSRLKQVARQQQNIFAELMETVKYCSLGQITHALYEVGGRYRRNM, via the coding sequence ATGGAAAATGATGTTTTCGAAACCATGCAGGCCAGTGCAGCTGCTGATGCATCGCGTGATTATCCCATACGAATTGTAACGGCTGCCAGCCTGTTCGACGGGCATGATGCCGCCATCAATATCATGCGTCGCATCATGCAAAGCAAGGGTGCGGAAGTTATTCATCTTGGGCATAACCGCAGTGTGTACGAAATCGCCAAAGCCGCACTGGAAGAAGATGCTGATGCTGTGGCCATAACCAGCTATCAGGGCGGACACATGGAATTTTTCACCTATCTATACGATTTATTGCACGATAATCAGGGTGAACATATTTTAATTTTTGGTGGCGGTGGGGGAACCATTTTACCGCAAGAAATCACCGAATTGCATAATTATGGCATTGCCCGTATTTATTCGCCTGACGATGGCCGTCAGATGGGCCTGGAAGGAATGATTGAAGATGTGCTTCAACGTTGCCGGCAGCAACGAAAAATGCGATCGGTAAGTTTTTATGAAACGCAACCAACCATAACTTCCCCGGCCAGATATGTTTTACAGACAAGCAAACCCGTTGTGCAGATTGCCCGGGCTATTACACTGGCCGAGCTCAAAACAGAGGAAGGTGGAATACCGCAAATCGAAAAAACAGCCCCTGTACTGGGCATTACGGGAGTGGGTGGTTCGGGTAAATCTTCATTGACGGATGAGATTGTGTTGCGTTTTCTGGAAGCCTATCCCGGGAAGACGGTGGCCATTATTGCGGTAGATCCGTCGCGGCGACGTACCGGAGGAGCCTTATTAGGAGACCGGATACGGATGAATACTGCGGGTGATCCACGTGTGTATATGCGCTCGCTGGCCACACGTAACCAGGAAAGCTCTTTAAGTAAAGCCATTCAAGCGGCTCTTCGGGTGGTACAGGAGGCCGGTTTTGATCTGATTATCCTGGAAAGTGCAGGCGTGGGACAGGGTGATACATCCATTGTGGATCATTGCGATGTGAGCCTGTATGTGATGACGCCCGAATATGGTGCTGCCTCGCAGCTGGAAAAAATCAATATGCTGGATTATGCCGATGTGATTGCTATCAATAAATTCGACAAAGCCGGTGCGGAAGACGCCTATCTGGCGGTATGCAAGCAATACCAGCGCAACCATGGGCTCTGGCAGGCCAGGCCCGAGTCTTTACCCGTGGTGGGTACCATAGCCTCACAATTTCATGATAGCGGTGTAAACCGGTTATTCCAGCTATTAATCGAGCGCATGGAATCGAAAACCGGTGCCTCGTTTGGCAGGCCACAGTTGAACATTGCGGCAGACCAACATCCTGTTTTTCCCGCCATCATCCCGCCGAGGCGTGCCCGTTATTTGTCCGATATTGTAGATACCATTCGCCGGTATAATCAATGGGTAAACACGCAAACTGAGCTGGCCCGCAAATGGTATCAGGTGGAAGGCACCATGGCACAGTTAGCCGACGGCAGTTCTGAAAAACAGGCGCTTGAAAGGTTAAAGCAGCAACTGCTGTCGGAACTCGATCCGGATTGTCGTGCCCGAATTGAATCCTGGCCTGCCTTACGACAGGCCTATCAACAAGATGAACTGGTATATCAGGTGCGTGGTCAGGAGGTCCGTCAGCCCTTGTTTTATACAACCTTGAGTGGTACGCGATTGCCCCGGGTGATATTACCCCGATATCAGGACTGGGGCGATTTATTGCGCTGGCAACTACAGGAAAATATGCCGGGCAGTTTTCCCTTCACGGCAGGTGTATTCCCGCTGAAGCGGACGGAGGAAGAGCCCATGCGGATGTTTGCCGGGGAAGGCTGTCCCGAACGTACCAACAAGCGGTTTCATTATCTGGCGGCAGAACAGCCGGCCCGTCGTCTTTCCACAGCGTTCGACAGCGTAACCCTGTATGGCGAGGACCCCGCAGAGCAGCCCGATGTATATGGGAAAATCGGCAACAGCGGCGTGAATGTAGCTACGCTTGATGATGCCAAAAAGCTTTACAGTGGCTTTGACCTCTGTGATCCCCATACTTCAGTAAGTATGACCATCAACGGTCCGGCACCGATTATTCTGGCTTTTTTCCTGAATGCAGCCATCGATCAGCAATGTGAAAAATGGATCGATGCGCATTCCCGGTGGGATGAAGTTCATGCGCGCATGGCCGAGCTTTTTGCCCATCATCCCCGGCCCAGGTATTACAATCCGCTTTCTCCCGAACGTCTTCCGGAAGGCCACAATAGCCTGGGCCTGCGCTTGCTGGGCGTAACGGGCGATCAGGTGTTGCCTGCCGAAGTGTATGAACAGATCAAAGCCCATACCCTTGCACAGGTGCGCGGCACCGTACAGGCTGATATTTTGAAAGAAGATCAGGCTCAGAATACCTGTATTTTTTCTACCGAATTTGCCCTGAAGCTGATGGGCGATGTGCAGGAGTATTTTATCCAGCATCGGATGCGGAATTTTTATAGCGTATCGATCAGTGGTTATCATATTGCTGAAGCGGGTGCTAATCCTATAACACAGCTGGCTTTTACACTGGCTAATGGATTTACGTACGTGGAATATTACCTGAGCCGGGGTATGCAGGTTGATGATTTTATGCACAATCTTTCTTTCTTTTTCAGTAACGGTATGGATGCGGAATACAGCGTGATAGGGCGTGTGGCTCGACGTATCTGGGCAAAGGCCATCCGTTATCTTTACAAAGGCAATGAGCGCTCACAGAAGCTGAAGTATCATATTCAAACCAGTGGCCGCAGCTTGCATGCGCAGGAGATTGACTTTAATGATATACGCACCACCCTGCAGGCATTATATGCGATTTACGATCATTGCAATTCCCTGCATACCAATGCTTATGATGAAGCCATCACCACGCCTACAGAAGAAAGCGTACGACGGGCTATGGCTATTCAACTCATCATCAACCGCGAACTGGGCACCGCCAGGACAGAAAATTTTATTCAGGGTTCGTTTTTAATTGAAACGCTCACCGATCTGGTGGAAGAAGCCGTGCTGGCCGAATTTGAACGTATTTCCTCCCGGGGTGGCGTGCTGGGTGCCATGGAACGGATGTATCAGCGAAATCGCATCCAGGAAGAAAGTTTACATTATGAAGCATTGAAACATAGCGGTGAATTGCCTATTGTTGGGGTGAATACATTCTTGAATAAAAAAGGGTCGCCCACGGTGATTCCACATGAAGTGATTCGCAGTACCAGAGAAGAGAAAGAACAACAAATCTTTAACCTGCGTGCTTTTCAATCCCGCCATGCCGAACAGGCCCCTCAGATGTTATCTCGCCTGAAACAGGTTGCTCGACAGCAGCAAAATATTTTTGCCGAGCTCATGGAAACGGTTAAATATTGCTCACTCGGTCAGATTACACATGCCCTTTATGAAGTAGGCGGCCGCTACCGCAGAAATATGTAA
- a CDS encoding PDZ domain-containing protein, which produces MKRWILFLLFSSLGLTPPAFAQDHTGESTPQSYQEIIIRQRGEMNPNLDIHIKNGEVWINGKKYDQYADSSLTVIERKIPLRDGNSYIFESSPNPHIRFYPFQDRDSNHAAPALLGVMTTQAGDQDGAKIEEVVRGTAADSAGLLAGDIITRVDAHVIHSPQELADVIRSYQPGDEVTITYKRNDQTYTTKARLGKQENNPVDLFGVHPFPNFPMPNTRTYRHFRAPGFALPPDWPYDNFQPFAFNHASPKLGLTIEDTEGNTGVKVLKVTPDMPAAKAGVKPGDIITELGGQRIQQVDDVLRAIQNIQHSSSVTMKIKRNNETRTLTLTLPQSRRKMDL; this is translated from the coding sequence ATGAAACGCTGGATTTTATTTCTCCTGTTCAGCAGCCTGGGACTTACACCACCAGCATTTGCTCAGGATCACACAGGTGAATCTACACCTCAATCATATCAGGAAATTATTATCCGCCAGCGAGGTGAAATGAATCCCAATCTGGATATCCATATTAAAAATGGAGAAGTGTGGATCAACGGAAAGAAATACGATCAGTATGCCGATAGTTCGTTGACCGTGATTGAAAGAAAAATTCCACTGCGCGATGGGAATAGTTATATTTTCGAATCATCGCCCAATCCACATATTCGCTTTTATCCGTTTCAGGATCGCGATTCCAATCATGCCGCACCTGCACTGCTCGGGGTAATGACCACACAGGCCGGCGACCAAGATGGAGCAAAAATAGAAGAAGTGGTACGGGGCACGGCAGCCGATAGCGCCGGATTGCTCGCTGGAGATATCATTACACGCGTTGACGCTCATGTTATCCATTCGCCACAGGAGCTGGCCGATGTCATTCGCAGTTATCAACCGGGCGATGAGGTTACCATTACCTACAAGCGCAATGACCAGACTTACACGACTAAAGCACGTCTGGGTAAACAGGAAAATAATCCCGTAGATTTATTTGGAGTTCATCCTTTCCCCAATTTTCCGATGCCAAATACGCGAACATACCGGCATTTTCGGGCTCCTGGTTTTGCACTGCCCCCTGACTGGCCTTACGACAATTTTCAACCATTTGCCTTTAACCATGCCTCACCTAAACTGGGGCTTACCATAGAGGATACCGAAGGAAATACCGGAGTAAAAGTATTGAAAGTGACGCCCGATATGCCGGCAGCCAAGGCCGGCGTAAAGCCCGGCGATATCATCACCGAATTAGGCGGGCAGCGCATCCAGCAAGTGGATGATGTGTTGCGGGCCATTCAGAACATTCAGCACAGCAGCTCTGTAACGATGAAAATCAAACGCAACAACGAAACCCGCACCCTTACACTCACGCTTCCACAATCACGAAGAAAAATGGATTTATAA